From Sphingomonas sp. PAMC26645:
GGCGCGCTTGGGTGGCTCGGCGGCCAACCCGCTTTCGCCTCGCGCGCTGATCGCCTGGTCGATATCGTTGTTGCTGGGGCGATCTTGCAGACTGGCGAGTAGAGGCTGAGCGCTCTCCGATCCTTTTGGGGGTTCGCGCTCAGGCGGCCTTGACGAAGGCGTCGCGGTGGTCGCGCAGGAAGGTCGGGAAATCGTTTGGCGGCTGGCCAGTCAGGCGCTCGATCTCGCAGGTCGGATCGATGTCATGGTGGCCTGCCACCATATCGGAGAACTGCGCGACCAGCCCGTTAGCCATCCAGCGCGAATTGCCCGTCATGCGCAGGACTGTGCGGAACACCGGCGTGGGCAGGTCGAGGTAGCGCACCTTATGACCCGTCACCTGCGACAGCTGCGTGGCGGCCTCCGTCATATCGAAGGTCTCCGGCCCGGTTAGGAAATAGGTCGCACGGTTATGCCCGTCCTGTGTCAGAACGGTCGCCGCGACCCGCGCGATGTCGCGCGTGTCGACCCACGAAACCGACCCCTTGCCGGCGCCCAGGGGCAGGTAGCCCTTCGCGACCGGTTTCGTGAACCAGAGGAAGTTCTGCATGAACGCGGTCGGCATCAGGATCGTCC
This genomic window contains:
- a CDS encoding SDR family oxidoreductase; the encoded protein is MILVLGATGGIGGEVCRLLKHAGTSFRAMARKQEQIDRFHEDDVDAVLGDLDRPETLTAAMTGIDTLFLVTAPTPAQVAQETAAIDAAKRVGVGRIVKISASDCNVRSRIPWAQSHALIDHHLRASGVDWTILMPTAFMQNFLWFTKPVAKGYLPLGAGKGSVSWVDTRDIARVAATVLTQDGHNRATYFLTGPETFDMTEAATQLSQVTGHKVRYLDLPTPVFRTVLRMTGNSRWMANGLVAQFSDMVAGHHDIDPTCEIERLTGQPPNDFPTFLRDHRDAFVKAA